AGCCCATCCTTATACTCTTGAATATCGTTCACTATCTCATGCGGTAATGATGTGGGATCACCTACTATATTATGAAGCGTATGTCCTTTATTCGATTTCAAATCCAACACAAATATTCCCCCAAGATGAGCACCAACATATAGCCGTTCATTTTCTTTTCGATAGAATATTGACTTGAGATTATTACTACCCACACTACTCGCATCACCTTTCCGATGTTGATACCGAGTAAATATCCCAGTATCTGCATTATAACAATTCAATCCTCCTCCCTCTGTACAAATCCACAATCTTCCACTACTATCCTCCGCCATCTTTCCAACGACAGGAAAACTCAAACAGTCTTCCTGCAACGGCTCTGCATAGTAAAAATGATTACTAGTCTTACTCGGATTAAAGACATTTACACCTCCATAATAAGTTCCTACCCAAATATTACCTTGCATATCTTTGTGGAGAGATAAAACGGAGTGGTGGCTCAAGGTGTTTGGAGAATCACCATAACGTGTATAATGCTCCCATTTATCAATTGTAGGATCATAACAATCAAGTCCGCGAAAAGTACCTACCCATATATGTTTGAAGTCATCTTCCAATACACATCGAATCTGATTATCCGACAATTCTCCTTTGTCTGAAGAATTTATATAACGTGTCATTTCCCTATTGGCGGAGATTTTATACAAACCGTTCCAGGTACCTACCCATATATTACCCGAACTATCTCCTGAAATACATTGGCTACCTCTGTCGAATGAAGCTAGTATCTTTTGTTGCTTTGGATTTTTGCGCGAAATAGCAACTAAATGATTGGTAGCAACCCATATAAAATCGTTATCGACATATATCATACCTTCCGCACCTACTCCTCCCTGTAATTTCGTGAAAAAAGTCAATTCTGAACTTTCAGCTGTATAATAATAGATACCAGATTTGCAACTAACCCACAACGTATCTTCTTTACAGAAAAGATCTCTTACATCATTCCGAAGTAAACAGGTAAACCGTTCTTTATAAAGTTCAAATTTTATCAAGTCATTACCCGAACGAATATATATTCTTCCTTTTTTATCTCCACACAGTTTATTGATCTCATTATTCGTCAGACCTTCATTTCCCTGCGAAGGACGGAATATTTTTACATCTTTACCATTATATCTGTTTAATCCCTCCGAAGTGCCTAACCATACTGCACCCAACTCATCTTGATAAATTGAAAATATACAAACCTGAGATAATCCGTCAGAAACTCCCAGATGTTTAAAGTAATGGTTTTTAGCCTCCACCATTATAATACACAAAAGGCCCAAGAGAAAGATAAAGCTTCTTTTCATGTAATATATAATTAGATTTCAAGTTACAAAAATACAAATAATACTTAATTATTACTTCAATACATAGCCTTTTTATATCATTTATTCGACTAAGTACTAAAAATACACTTGACGATTCTTGCTAAAATGCACGTTTACAGTATTTTTCTTTATAGAATTTACGGACGTTTATCTCTAAAAAACATATCTTTGCCACGAACTAAAAGAAAAATTGGATGTTTAACTCATTTTCATTCCGTAAGGATTCCGTTCTGTAAATAATCTGTTAGTCTTCCTCTCACTACAGATTATCCCTTATGTTTTCTCTGACATAGTCATGTCAGAGTTATATTCTATTATCTGAATTTTAAAACAATTTGTATAGTCGAATGAGCCGGGCATCATTGTATGCATTCATTTGGCGTACACCTAAAACATTAAAAAACAATGAGTAACGATTTAAAATCAATCCACGATTTCGATTTCACAATGATATGTAATTACTTCAAGTTATTAGAACGCCAAGGTCCCGGAAGTCCCGAAGTCACACAAAAAGCCGTAAGTTTCATCAACGAACTGTCTGAAGAAGCCAAAATCGCCGATATTGGTTGCGGTACAGGCGGACAGACAATGGTATTAGCTAACTATACAAAAGGACAGATTACAGGCATCGACCTTTTCCCCGATTTTATAGAGATCTTCAACAGAAATGCAGCAAATACCCATTGCGAAAACAGAGTAAAAGGCATTGTCGGCTCAATGGACAATCTGCCGTTTCAAAACGAAGAACTCGATCTTATCTGGTCCGAAGGCGCTATCTATAATATAGGATTCGAACGTGGCATGAACGAATGGAACAGATTCCTGAAAAAGGACGGATTCATCGCTGTAACAGAAGCCTCCTGGTTTACCCCGGAACGCCCTGCCGAAATAGAAGACTTCTGGCTCGCCAATTACCCGGAAATTGATACTATCCCGACAAAAATAGCACAAATGGAGAAAGCCGGCTATACACTGACAGCCCATTTCATTTTACCGGAGAACTGTTGGACAGAACATTTCTATGCTCCCCAGTTCCCGGCCCAGGAAGCTTTTTTGAAGGAATACTCGGGAAATGCCGCAGCCGCAGACCTCATTGCCGGGCAACGGCATGAGCAGAGTCTGTATGACAAGTATAAAGAATATTATGGTTATGTATTCTACATAGGACAAAAAAGATAATTGCCAGCTGCCGGAGAAGTTAGCAAAATAGGATAGTTCTCCGGCAATTATTATCCTTTACTTTGCAAAAAGATATGGAAACGAAAGAATTAAATAAGCAAGAATACCTGTTACGGATAAACAAAGTCACCGACTACATCCATAACAACATAGACCAGCCACTACCATTACAGAAAATGGCAGGCATCGCCTGTTTTTCACCTTTCCACTTCCATCGCGTATTTACTATTCTGACAGGAGAAACTCCCACAGATTATATCAAACGCACCCGGATTGAAAAAGCAGCACAATTATTAAAGAGGAACAAGGAACTTTCTGCTACCGAAATTGCCCGTCTATGCGGTTTTAGCAGCCTTTCACTATTAAGCCGCAACTTCAGACAAT
The nucleotide sequence above comes from Bacteroides caccae. Encoded proteins:
- a CDS encoding helix-turn-helix domain-containing protein — protein: METKELNKQEYLLRINKVTDYIHNNIDQPLPLQKMAGIACFSPFHFHRVFTILTGETPTDYIKRTRIEKAAQLLKRNKELSATEIARLCGFSSLSLLSRNFRQYFNMTIREFRSHQ
- a CDS encoding class I SAM-dependent methyltransferase, which translates into the protein MSNDLKSIHDFDFTMICNYFKLLERQGPGSPEVTQKAVSFINELSEEAKIADIGCGTGGQTMVLANYTKGQITGIDLFPDFIEIFNRNAANTHCENRVKGIVGSMDNLPFQNEELDLIWSEGAIYNIGFERGMNEWNRFLKKDGFIAVTEASWFTPERPAEIEDFWLANYPEIDTIPTKIAQMEKAGYTLTAHFILPENCWTEHFYAPQFPAQEAFLKEYSGNAAAADLIAGQRHEQSLYDKYKEYYGYVFYIGQKR